The proteins below are encoded in one region of Kogia breviceps isolate mKogBre1 chromosome 8, mKogBre1 haplotype 1, whole genome shotgun sequence:
- the DIRAS2 gene encoding GTP-binding protein Di-Ras2 gives MPEQSNDYRVAVFGAGGVGKSSLVLRFVKGTFRESYIPTVEDTYRQVISCDKSICTLQITDTTGSHQFPAMQRLSISKGHAFILVYSITSRQSLEELKPIYEQICEIKGDVESIPIMLVGNKCDESPNREVESSEAEALARKWKCAFMETSAKLNHNVKELFQELLNLEKRRTVSLQIDGKKSKQQKRKEKLKGKCVIM, from the coding sequence ATGCCAGAGCAGAGCAACGATTACCGGGTGGCCGTGTTCGGCGCAGGTGGTGTTGGCAAGAGCTCTCTGGTCTTGCGGTTTGTGAAAGGTACATTCCGGGAGAGCTACATCCCCACTGTGGAAGACACCTACCGGCAGGTCATCAGCTGTGACAAGAGCATCTGCACCCTGCAGATCACGGACACCACGGGCAGCCACCAGTTCCCTGCCATGCAGCGGCTGTCCATCTCCAAAGGGCATGCCTTCATTCTGGTCTACTCCATCACCAGCCGGCAGTCCTTGGAGGAGCTCAAACCCATCTATGAACAAATCTGTGAGATCAAAGGGGATGTGGAGAGCATCCCCATCATGCTGGTGGGGAACAAGTGTGACGAGAGCCCGAACCGCGAGGTGGAGAGCAGCGAGGCCGAGGCGCTGGCCCGCAAGTGGAAGTGCGCCTTCATGGAGACCTCAGCTAAGCTCAACCACAACGTGAAGGAGCTCTTCCAGGAGCTGCTCAACCTGGAGAAGCGCAGGACCGTGAGCCTCCAGATCGACGGGAAAAAGAGCAAGcagcagaagaggaaagaaaagctcAAGGGCAAGTGCGTGATCATGTGA